The window TCCATTGTTAGGAGTATTTCGGTCTAATTCTCGTGAATATATACATCCAGACTTCATTTTTCCATATGGCTTATCAAGAAATAAAGGAGTATTATTTATATTTTTTATTACTAATACATCTACTATTTTATCTTCTATATTAATTGTTTTTACCGAAAATATAGGTCTCTCAGCACAAGAAAAATATAATTTTGACATTGTATCTACAATTTCTGCCTGCTTTCTTCTTTCCTCGGGTTTAATGCCTATAACCTTAAACTCATCACTAATTCCAAAGAAAATATACGAATCCTTATCATGTACTGTATTTGTAAAACATATTATATCTTTGATTAAATCTTCTATATTTTCATGCCACTTAAGTTTGAAATCAAAAAACTCATCTTCTCGCTGGCTTTCCAAAGCATTCAAAAGAATTTTTTCTAAAAATTCTATATTCTTAATTTCATTATTCATTATTAATTCACCATGAAATTAAGAATTTTTTCTAAACAATCTACACTATGTTCACAATCAACTTCATCACAACTACCTGGAGCTTTAATTTTAATAATTCTCCAATAATATTTGTTCTTGTTGAAATAGTCTAGCAAAACTCTTTCATAAGTACCTGGTTCAGAAGAACTTTCACCTGAATTAACAAATTTCCAATCACCCATAGCATGATAAACAAAACTGTCAATAACTATTCCAGATAACTTATAACTCTTAAAATAGTTATCTCTTATAAATCTCATATGCCTGCAAGTAGCTATTAACAATCCATTACTGGAATTATTCTTTTCTTTTATTGCACTTTGTTCCGCTTTCGGATTTGTAGATAGCCAATTCCCTCCCATGTTAGTATCTGGATAAATATAATTATCATTCCAATTTTTAAACGCAGGTAGAACTTCAAATTTAATTCCATCACTAAAAAGTACTTTAACAATTTGACCGTCTGCTCTAATTTCGCTATTAGGATAACTATCTTTTATTGCATTTCTAACAGCCTGTAATAATCTTGATTGTGAATTCCCACTTAAACTATCAAACCTATCAAACTCTTTTTCAGGTAGCTTGACTAATATATCAATATCACTCGTACTTATTGCTGTATTACGACCATATGAACCAACAAAGATACTATTATTAAATTCACTTTCAGTTTTCCAAAATTCTCTATTAATGGCTCTAGTTATTCTTTTATATCTATAAGAAATAACATCTCTTACATCTTTAGGAATAACATTGTCATATTTTCTTACTCTCATCATTTTTCAACCTCCCCCTTTGTAAACTTTTCGGTAAATTGATATCAATCTTATCTTCTGTAAAATTATTATCTTTTTTAACATTCAAAGCTTCATGTGCCATTTTTACAGCTTTATCAGTAGTGTTTGGAGCGTTTTTATAAACATCCCAAAGCAAGTTTTGCAAATCTGTATATTTTATTAATAGTTCTTCAATATTATTATTTGCATGCATAATTTCTATCAGCAGTACCTTAAATTTATCTCTTAAAATAAGTAATTCTACAGCTGTTTTTTTATGATTTTGTATATTGTTTTGTAATTCAAAGGATTTAAAAAACATACTTATAAATGCACTTAAAAAAGATAGTAATGCTGATCCCAGTTTAACCCAAAA of the Gemella sp. zg-570 genome contains:
- a CDS encoding nucleotidyltransferase domain-containing protein; this encodes MMRVRKYDNVIPKDVRDVISYRYKRITRAINREFWKTESEFNNSIFVGSYGRNTAISTSDIDILVKLPEKEFDRFDSLSGNSQSRLLQAVRNAIKDSYPNSEIRADGQIVKVLFSDGIKFEVLPAFKNWNDNYIYPDTNMGGNWLSTNPKAEQSAIKEKNNSSNGLLIATCRHMRFIRDNYFKSYKLSGIVIDSFVYHAMGDWKFVNSGESSSEPGTYERVLLDYFNKNKYYWRIIKIKAPGSCDEVDCEHSVDCLEKILNFMVN
- a CDS encoding SLATT domain-containing protein, whose product is MNDYFILEDNVRNTFMSVVWAHKIQEKQADILSNKYKRYEVARIICSSLTSAGLISLIFVDEFWVKLGSALLSFLSAFISMFFKSFELQNNIQNHKKTAVELLILRDKFKVLLIEIMHANNNIEELLIKYTDLQNLLWDVYKNAPNTTDKAVKMAHEALNVKKDNNFTEDKIDINLPKSLQRGRLKNDESKKI